A segment of the Zingiber officinale cultivar Zhangliang chromosome 8B, Zo_v1.1, whole genome shotgun sequence genome:
CAGAGACATGTTTGTTTGTGACATATCTACCTCTTCTTGGTAGCATCATCTGCTCTCAAAAGGCCACTCTTTCCTGCAACTGAAGGTTCACATGCCGCCGCAAAAACTCGCTTTAGTTCCCTTGTCCAATCACCGAGTTGTCTAATGTGGACGCTCAAGTAGTCGTCTCCAGGAGCAGAAGTGATTGAGAAAGGATGCCTGAATGAAAAGAAGACAGCTTGCATTAAACATACAATTTTCAAGAACTGATTTGACATCTTGGGTTTTACCATTCAAAGGGGGAGACGGCGGGGCACTGCACAAACATGTACTGACCACTCTTGTAGCGGAATGCTGCAGGCTTCGACATTTGAAGCGTAAGAACATTGCCTGGATATATGGCTACCTGAATATGAAGTTAAGAAGTTACTAACACTAGATGATTGTCCACTCCGTGGACGGACGGTCTAACTTTTGGCAATAGAGCAGAGTTACCTTTAGTAAGCGAACGGAGTAATGACCGGACCTGAGGGCTCTTAGGCTCCTCTCCCCGACGTACAGAAGAACAGGAACTGCAAGATACATCCATGTCTGCATCAGTCAAGAAAGTTGAGTTACATAATAgcagaaaaatcataaaaattaagaAGCCAATGCAGAAAGAACTTACTGTCTTATTGTACCACTTATGGATGAGGTAGAGAAATTCGCCATGGACAATCAACAAAATGTAGACGATGACAAACAGGTGGTGAGAGTACCAAAAGGCATTGAAACCAGTGAGCCTATCGAAGGGCTTTGGGAACTTCACTAGGCTCCGACGAAACCAGTGTGTTGCGAGGACGAAAGCCACCACCATGCAGACCACCATTATGATTCCAGTGATGCCCTCGACGCCTCGCATGAGATCTAAGTAGGTTGGCTTTGTGTCCCCAAAATAACGTTGCAAGCCTTGGTACttctcatcggaggaagagattAGCCGGGGAAAGTCACAAGTGATATGGTTGCCTGCGTGGAGGATTACTCCGACGACTATCGCTGCTGCTATGGTCTAGATATGTAATACCAAGTGTTAGTGTTAGAACATAGAGTAGCAATAAATATGTTAGGCAGCAGAACATTCCGTAGATTAAAGTAGCATTATTTAGTTCGACTTCAAAAGCCCACAAGGTCTAGTTTCTCATCTAGTCTCTAGCCAAATTTTGGTACTGATCAATGACTTCTTCATTTTGCCATCAAAGCTTTTGAATTACTCCAGGCTTATGGATAAGTGGAATTCTTCATTCTTTATAAATATTAGAAGAGTGTCCTAACTTcaataattaaattgattttgtcCTGATTGAAGACTTTGCCAAATTGAAGATACTATGAAAGTTAGGCTTGTTAGTCTTGAAAGGCATGAGAAGACATAGAAGTTAGGATGTTTCATGCTCGTTTAGATACTCATTTTGAGATTCAATGGATTCTAACAGGCAACATATTTGTGCATAAGTGATTCAGATGACAAGCCAATCTCAAAGATATGGTTTCTGATTAACCTAAAATGATCAAGCAGAAGCAAAGCAAAGCTAAAAGGCTAAAACTTGGGGCCAAGCTATCATGGTGTGGATTGGCACGTGTTTCTTCCCACTTCCTTTCATGTTCATTTATTTAATTGTTTCATTCTTAGCAGCCTTTGGCCGCTGTAGCAGTCACTGATTTGCGTTGCAGCTGGAaccaaatatttttaattatatgattagaCTTCAAATATATCCGGCAAGGTATACCTATCTTCCCTATACATGAAGTAAAAAGAAACGTGTTCTATCCACTGGTGATGAGGTGATGCTTTCATCCTCCACATCTATCTGCCTAACTGATTATTTAATAACATCATTGCTTTCCACGCGCATTCCTTCATATCCGTAGGTCTCACATAACAGGAGGAATAAATAATGGAGCAAGACCCGTACgcattaattaattagaaaaagaaaatttatttggctCCCATACCTCTTTTCTACGCTTGTaactttaataaatattattaaaactcTTTATTTAGTTTGCTGATATAATTTTCACCTTATTCAAGGGTTGAGACAAACAGTTATACTTGCTATTTTATATGAAATAGTACATGTACTAAGAAAGtttctcaaaaataaaaatattatggtAGATATATAGAGTACTAAAATGaataagataaaaaataaaaaaatattagaccGAGAGAGAAAATTTTGAGAGATACGtttaaatgataaaaatatatatttaaactattaataaagataaaatttatttaaatatatataatgctATAATAGAAAATAGAACTCTGGATCCATCTATCAAAGCCCACCTAATGAgattagggttgtaaacaagctaAGTTGAGTTAAGTTTTGAgatattcaagcttatttgataagataatcgagttAAGTCAAATCAAGTCTAAAATGAATCAAGCCATTAAAATGATTATTCAAGCTTAACTTGGTTTATTTtatatgagcttgagcttggttcagaTAATTGACTTAAACttgatttgtttagatgttatcgaactctcaattctaacttgtttgattgtttgaaatttaaatttttttttattgattattgagtttggtaattcaaatttgtttgtatattttaaaaatttatttatttaatattttgatAAGAAATTATTAATAAACGTGGTccatgaatattgttcacgaatatCAACTATTGTTCACAAACATGAATACATGTCTTcaagtttgtttttttaatttaatgaattgcTCAAACTTGTTATTTAATTAATCTGGTGTGTATTGAACGAATATAATTTTTATCAAACTGAATACTAAATTTGTTTACGAATATTTTTTTTCGCTTAAAGTGAGATAAAATTTGATTGCTattgtttttttatatatttagatAGTATTTATGAAACTATAATAGTCAAATGAAAAAACTGAAAATTAAAAGGGCAGAAGTATAGTTAAGGAATGTACTAACTACTAACCTTGTGGAAGTTGATGTTGTCGTCGAATGGCAGGGCACGGGCGAGGCGGGTGGAGCGTAGCCAGGTGATGGTGTTCCGGCACACTGGGAGGAGGATGAGAGCCATGTTAAGCTTCAGCGTCTCGGCGGCGCCCTTGGCGGTGGTGAGGCAGTATCCCATGACGTGGAACGCGTACCTGTTGCGGTACTGTATGAATTTCCAGGTGAAGAGTCCGGCCATGACGGCGATCCACAGCGTCACCACCCAAAGCCTCTTCCAGTTCTCCTCCACGTAGTAGGCCACCTTGGCGGTCAGCTTCCGGATTGGTCCCTTCTTCCTCAGCCCCCCCAGGTTCTGGCTCAGCGCCTGGCTCGTGTAGCTCAGCGCTTGGCTGTAGTTGATGTACGTGTCCTTTTGCAGCAGCAACGTCTCCAGTTGCCAAAGCTGTTCGCCATGAGAATTTGCTTTAGCAGGAATCCATTTATTAGTCTATTCATCAATACAAGCGATCGACATGCATGATTTTCTTCGACTCGAAGGGAACATCAGTGACAGACAGTCCACAAGTTTGACATGATACCCCAACTCGTTTCTAGAAACCAAAGCTTAAGATTGACGAGAGGATATGCGCCTACACCAGATGGATACAAAAGTCAACGGGTCTCTATCACTTTATGGAAGAGAAGTCGACGACGAACAGGGCTCATGGCTgcttaatttaattatgattcaaTCTATGTAAGCAGCTGATAGAACTAGCTTCATTTGTTTCTTTGTGGCATGCAATTTAAAGAACAGAGTAGGGTTTCAATCGACCAGACCTCGATGTAGCCGAGTCTCTCGGGATCCAACTCCTCCATTATTAGAGCTGCGTACTCCTCTGCTTGTTCTTTCAGCCTCGACAGCTTATTAGCAGACGCACTGAGCATTATTATctgaaacattttttttttaaaaaaagatgaaCAAGTCAATGCaaatgaaaaataactactttGTTGATAATTTAAATGGAAATGACAAAGCACCAAAAAGATTTCCTTTCCCTCATCATCATTCAATCAGTCTTTGGCCTAAATGCCCTTCACCAACCAGGAGTCAGCATCAGTGGACAGTGTTTGAGCTAGGCAAGGGAATAAAAATCAAGATAGGAGCTTCCACTTCCTCTCTTTGTTTTTCAGTTAGAGAACCATTTGAATGCGTCAATGGAAACAAAGAGTTCTTTGTGAGGCAAGAAGGCAAGGAGTGGAGGAAATGGGCAGGTGAAGGGTGGTTGGTGTTGATGTGCCGGTTCTGTTCACCAACCCCATTAAGCTTAATGTCTTGTAAATgattcaagataaaaaaaaaaaatcctaaaatacAATTAATTGTTTGCATAATTGGGTTGGGTGTTCTTTGGGAAGATGTAAATGATGAGCAAGAAAGGAAGGAAGGAGAGAGGGTAAAAAGGTTACCTCTTTGACTTCCTCCTCTGTGATGTGGCCGTCCTCGTTCTTGTCCACCCTAAAcagattcaaaatttgaaaaaattggGGATCGGATCTGGGATTGGAAGAAGGAGAGAATTAGGGATTTGTTACATGTCGAAGAAGATCTGGAGTCGAGAATCGAAGCTTTGGTCGGTGATCTGACACCAGAACTCGTGGAGTTCCTCTCTGCTGATCCGCTCGGCATTCAACCTACGTCTCCTAGTCAATGCGTCGAACAGCTCCAGTGCGAACTCCTTGGAGTCTTTCATTCCTGCATGCGGCTAGGGTTTTGGTCAGATGGAGTGGAGATTGATTGGAGGGGGAGATTGAGGAGGAACCTATGCATTGGGCGAAATCGGATCGGGCGAGGTAGTTGTCGCGCGCGAGCTTGTCGAAGTTGCTCTGCACCTCGTTCCACGCGTCGACGCCGTTGGCGTTGCGGCCGCTGATGAATCGGAGGCCTCGGAGGGCCTTCTGGGCGACGGATCTGGTCCGATCGAGCTGCGCCCGCTGCCGGCGCGCGGCCCTGGCGGCCAGCGCGGAGTCGACCCCCTGAGACGTCGAGGAGGACAGGACGGGCTGCCGCGAGGGCGGGCCGTGGCCCCACGTGAACCTTTTGAGCTCCGCCTTGAGGTCCTCCTTCAGCTGCCGCGCCCGCGCCACCGCCTCCGCCTTCAACTCCTGCGAGATCTGCCGCAGCCGGTGCGACGAGCTCCGCCCGATGGACGGCGACCGTGACGCCGACGCCATCTCCGACCACGTCGCGTCCGACGCGTACCCGGCCTcattcgccgccgccgccgcatcCGCCGCCGCCGGCTCTACGCTGCGGAGCACGATGGTGTCGTCGTCCTGCAGATCGATCGTCACCTCCACGAACTCCTCCCCATCGTCGGACGCCATCGCCGACGTCCCCGACGACGACGCCCGGCTCATCCCCTTCCCCTCCGGCACCGCCACCGAGTCCGACGGCCATCGCCGCTCATGACTCGTCGCCGACGCCCCCCTCATCCCACACAACTCCGACCTCCAACTCCGCCACCACCGAACTACCAAACAACAATACAAATTCAACACACAACAGGATCCTCGCCGAACGCCCTCGGACCCAAAATCTTACGCGTTAACTATCCGAACAAAACCTCCATGAGTCCGAACCGAACTAACTTGGCCGGAGCGCGGCAGCTGCGGTCGGAGAGGAGGAAGAGCCGCGAGCTGGCAAGGTTTTTGGATTAAGCTTTAATGGAGGGAGCAACGACATGGCATTAATTTAGTTACCAACGCGCATATAAATAAAGTTGAAGGCGAATATATAAACATGGTTCAGTTTGTGGTTTGAATTCAAGGTCCGCGTAGTCCAGACGGGAAGAGGACCTCAGCCATTCTGGAAACTATGGGGTCAAATTTGGGTTGGTGGGTCTTTTTATTTACCCGAAAGGATTGCGTCGGTCGATCGGACCAGACCGGATCGACTTTTTCTTCGAGAGGTGTTTATGAAGTTACCATGTTTAGGTTGGAGTAGTTTAGCCTTCCTTGTTGATGGATTGTACACGAGAAGACAGTTTGGATCTAATTAGTTTGCGTCTAATCTATCAAGCTTATTGTCAAGCAAGCGGGATTAACCATGttgatatttgattattattttgagagTTCTAAACTCCACAAGGATATTCttgaaaaaatagatttaaatGCTTATAAATTAGGATGGTTTTCAAAGCATAGAAGGGGGAAAAAACTTTTAATGGCCATTTattgaaaacaaaataaatattaaaaaatttcaaatattcaTATGTAGAATTAATATATTGATTATTTGATTAtaaatgatatatttttttactttattgaTAAAATATATCATGTAGTAATATGTAAgttgatgaattttttttttataaatgtgtTAAAATTATAATGTATTAGATttatacaattttttaaaatgttaataGATTGTAATGTATTTAAGTTGTGTCCCCTACATAAATGTACACGAGCTTCATGGgcctaattatttaaattaagccCACTAACATTCTTCTCTTATTGGGCTTGaagttataaattaaaatcatgtttattCTCCAAAATACTCCTATCATGAATGTATGTGGATGTTATAAATTGAATCTATCTTCAACATCTAATAAATCAAGTGAATATATCGAAATTGTATGATGAATGTATCTTACCAATGCAAGATGAATATATTTTACCAATGCAATGTATATGATGTTGAATGTATCTACTCACTTTATAAATAGGGAATTGTAAGCATCATTTTAATCAGAAGTAACAAGGATtccctcttttttccttttctcatccCCTCtcgcgctctctctctctctctctctctctctcgctcgcTCGCTCGGTTATTCTGTTACTCTTACAACACATTATCATTATGAAGCTTTGACCAAAAGAGAAGGCTATTATCAGCAGAAGAAAGCTGGAGTTGTTGATTTTCAAAAGCATAGCTCTGGTTGGTAAATAGTAATATCTTATATCATTcttattttatttgttagattTACCTAcctaaaaaaaaagaatttcGTAAAAGTGAATTCTCCATCAATGATGACAAAACATGTCTTGTAGATAGTGCGTCAACACATACTATTCTTAAAGATATGAAATTCTTTACCTCGTTGGTAATAAATGATACAAATATGCATACTATATGTGGTAGTATAAAAATGATTAAAGGTTTTGGAAGAGCTAACATCCTTTTACCTAAAGAAACAAAAATCTTTATCGATGACGTGTTATATTTTCTTAAGTCTCAGAGAAATATATGGAGTTATAAAAATATTCATCGAAATAGATATTACAATGAGATTGCATATGAAGATAATATAGAATATTTATGCATTACAAATATTGTCTTGAGTAAgaaaattatattagaaaaattaaccACAATATCCATCTGGGTTATACTATACAAATATACGTATCATTGTAATATATGCCCTTACAAACCAGAAGTTTGTTGAGCAAAATAATTTCACCACATGGCATGATCGATTGTGGCATTCTGGATCTATAATGATGTGGCAAATCATTAAGAATTCATGTGGACATTCATTGAAAAATCAGAAGatttttcttcctaatgaaatttCATGCGTTGCTTGCTTACAAGGAAAGTTAATAATAAGGTCATCAATAACTAAGATTAAGGCAAAGTCCTTAACATTTTTGGAATGAATTAAAGGTGATATATGCAGGCTCATACATCCATCTTATGGTCCATTTAAATATTTTATGGTATTAATTGACGCATCAACAAGATGTTCATAAGTGTGTTTATTATCGACTCGTAATCAAGTATTTGCGAGGTTATTTGCACAAATTATTCTATTACTAGTTCATTACCTAGATTATCTAATTAAAGTCATTCGTCTCGATAATGACAGAGAATTTACTTCTCATGCTTTTAATGATTATTACATGTTCATTGGAATAAATATTGAACATCCTGTAATACATGTTCACTCACAAAATAGCCTCACAGAGTCATTGATAAAACATCTCCAATTAATTACAAGATCTTTGCTAATAAagacaaaattttcaatttttgctTGGGGGCATGCTATTCTACATGTAGCTGCACTAATCCACATCAGACCCACGAGTTATCATGAGGTTTCCCCTTTACAATTAGTTAATGGCCAGTAATCAAATATTTCCCATCTAAAATTTTTTGAATGTGCGATTTATGTGTCAATTGTTCTACCACAACACACTAAGATAAGTCCTCAAAGAAGGTTGGAAATTTATGTTGGATATATGAATCTTCATCTATTGTTAAACATCTAGAACCATTGATAGGAGATTTATTTATGCCACATTTTTCCA
Coding sequences within it:
- the LOC122015245 gene encoding respiratory burst oxidase homolog protein A-like, yielding MRGASATSHERRWPSDSVAVPEGKGMSRASSSGTSAMASDDGEEFVEVTIDLQDDDTIVLRSVEPAAADAAAAANEAGYASDATWSEMASASRSPSIGRSSSHRLRQISQELKAEAVARARQLKEDLKAELKRFTWGHGPPSRQPVLSSSTSQGVDSALAARAARRQRAQLDRTRSVAQKALRGLRFISGRNANGVDAWNEVQSNFDKLARDNYLARSDFAQCIGMKDSKEFALELFDALTRRRRLNAERISREELHEFWCQITDQSFDSRLQIFFDMVDKNEDGHITEEEVKEIIMLSASANKLSRLKEQAEEYAALIMEELDPERLGYIELWQLETLLLQKDTYINYSQALSYTSQALSQNLGGLRKKGPIRKLTAKVAYYVEENWKRLWVVTLWIAVMAGLFTWKFIQYRNRYAFHVMGYCLTTAKGAAETLKLNMALILLPVCRNTITWLRSTRLARALPFDDNINFHKTIAAAIVVGVILHAGNHITCDFPRLISSSDEKYQGLQRYFGDTKPTYLDLMRGVEGITGIIMVVCMVVAFVLATHWFRRSLVKFPKPFDRLTGFNAFWYSHHLFVIVYILLIVHGEFLYLIHKWYNKTTWMYLAVPVLLYVGERSLRALRSGHYSVRLLKVAIYPGNVLTLQMSKPAAFRYKSGQYMFVQCPAVSPFEWHPFSITSAPGDDYLSVHIRQLGDWTRELKRVFAAACEPSVAGKSGLLRADDATKKSLPKLLIDGPYGAPAQDYKKYDVLLLVGLGIGATPFISILKDLLNNIVKMEEENDTLSELCPPTVPQNGERVDLATLMKASRRVKWTLKTTNAYFYWVTREQGSFDWFKGVMNEVAESDQRGIIEMHNYLTSVYEEGDARSTLITMIQALNHAKNGVDIVSGTRVRTHFARPNWKKVFTKISSKHPCAKIGVFYCGAPVLGQEVGKLCHDFNQRGSTKFEFHKEHF